The Metarhizium brunneum chromosome 5, complete sequence sequence GGCTGCGTTTCGCCGCGGAACTGGAGACTGGTGCAGTCCATATCAACAGCATGAGTGTTCATGATGAGACCTCATTACCTCATGGCGGCACCAAGGCAAGTGGTTATGGACGATTCAACGGCTCAATAGGACTAGCTGAGTGGACAAGGACCAAGAATATTACTTTTGAGAAGTAGGCAGACACTAGTCTTGATCGGGAGTAGTAGGGAATACTTGACAGACACAATCAAGAAGACTGAAACTACATGATGTCACGCATAATAAAACAATGCAATACAATCaaataaaaactttaaaaCTCATTCCTGGCCTCATGTTCATTAATATTTTCAATACCaaacatccatccatccatccatgcaGAATCCCAACCACCGATCCTACCGGGTAACCAACTCACCAAGGCGCCCCTACTCCCTTCCTTCTTATCGATAAGCATTCATCATAACGTAAGCACTCCATCACCACCCTAAAATTTATCCCCCCGAGGCTACGTCAAGGCCAGCATCCCCCCATCAACATACATAGTCCCAACCACCATCCCTCCTTCCTCAACGACAAAAAgacaaacaaaaaacaccCGCCCCGACCCTCACACACACCCCGGCCACCGCCAACATGTCCTTCCTCGGCATCGGACGCCAGCAGCCCACCTCGGAGCAGAAGATTGCCGCCGTAGAAGGCGAGATGCGCATGATGGCAGACACATACAACCGGTACGAAAACCGTTGCCCCCGCCCCCAAAACTTGAACTGAAGGTTTAATGCTGACGGGGGTTAAAATCCAGTCTTCAAAAGACTTGCCAGAAAAAGTGTATCCCTACCGACTACCGCGAGGGCGAGCTGAACAAGGGCGAGTCGGTGTGCCTGGACCGCTGTACGGCCAAGTTCCTGGATACGTCGATGAAGGTCAGTGAGATTatgcagcagcagggccagGCCATGGGCGGCGCGCCCCAGGCCGGCGGGGGCTTGTTCTAAGCTGTTTGGAGGAGGGGGCGCTCTCCGGGGTCGAGATGAGGGAGGATTCACTGAATAGGAGGCGGATACGGGGGAGACGTTGGGAGGGAGGGACTTGAGCTCGGTCCGGAGCGGGAGCTAGTGTACGAGTATAGACGGTTGGGATACTTGATGCGGATGGGCATCGCGATAAAACGATTTGTAAATTACTCGATGCTATCTATATAAACTATCATGATTTGGGACTTCGTCTCCCCACCAACAATAATGGTATCCATCTTGAAATTCGACAAACGCCTTGTATCTTTCGATATGCTTTGCttgaaataaaaaaacaaatgGTAAAATCTGCGCCTTGcttgaaaaaagaagaaagtgATGCGGCAAAACATTACTGCATGGTGGAAAACCCATTACGGCTCCCGTGTGATGTTGGGTCCAGTCCCTATCCCCGTAAGTGTGCGAACAAACCAGTGAGGCCAGCTTTCTGTCTCAAGCGTCGCCTTCAACTCTGCTGCTCTACTCTCCACGTCATCTACTTGCCGCTCAAAATTCTGAATGCTGTCTTCAACATCGGCAACTTTTTGGGACAGGCCGTTGATTTCGTATTCCAGACGCGCCAGGAGCACTTCAATTTCCTTGACGCTTTCGGTGAGATTTTCACGCTGTTCACTTAGGAGCTCGTCCGAGTTGTAGTGAATTCGTTGACAGGCCTCGTTGAGCCGATGATATATGCCTTGTAGCTCAGTTTTGTCCTGACCGTATCGCTCGTTGAGGAACTCTACTGCTCTAATCTTGTCCTCGACCCAGGGCCCGACATCGCCAACAATTTCTTCAATAAGATGATTCAGATGACTGGCGGCTTCTGCATGAGCTTCGACGCAAGTGAGGTAGTCCATCGTCTCAGTCAAGTCAATGACTTCCTCCCACGTTAAAATGGCCTCTTCCGCGTCACTGAAGGACATCCGGCGCGGCCAACGGCTCTCATTTGTGATGTGCTTCGTGGTCAGGTCAGCAATTCCGCAACTGCGACGCCTTGCAACGGAAATTTGCTTGCGGCACGGCTTTTGTTCCTTCTCTAACAAAGGTCCTCGGAGATTATTGTCGTCCTTAACAGACGGTGCGGGTGAAAATCCCTTGTGACTGACGCCTTTGCGAATCTCGGAACCGATGCGACTAAGGTTGTTGTCCGACTCCCCGGCGGCCAAGAGCTCGTCACCAGACTTCTCGTCAGGTTTTGCATCCCTTGCTGATGTTCCGGAGTATTGCGCATCATCATTCTGACTGGGCAGCACGTCATCACCCCGCCTGATGGCTGCAAGATACTCCTCTGGTTTGTTCTTCCAAGTGAATGCGCGGGCAATAGGGGGATTAGGTGTCGTGACCGAGGTTTGTGAAGCTGACGGCAGCAAGGCGCTTCCGTTTCCTCCATCTGAGAAATCTTCTTTTGCAGATACGGACAACTTGCTTGCATGGCCTTTTCGGTTGCCACCCACGGCGTCTTTTATGCGACCAAGACCAGAGCGGGCATCGCTCATTTTATCCGCCACGCTTTTAAAGACTCCCCTGCGGAGTGTATCTCTCTCGCCTGACGCATCTGCCATGTTGCTGACGGAGCCGGGTGAATAGGTGGGATAAGACGCTGCACTATTGTCTTCTTTACGCCGACCCCCCAACTCCTCGTCGAGAAGCAAAGCGTGTGTCCGCTTTGGCATAGTATCAGAAGCCTCACTTTTCCCAGAAGAAAACATGCTGCCGAGCTCTGGATCGCCGCTACCAAAGGAATCAGCGACAGACCTTCGGGTCTTGCCATGCCAAAGCCATCTTGGTCGATCTCCATAGACCAAGCTGACGAATCTGTCAATGTCCACTGTTTCGATGTCCGCCAGACCACCCTTGTCTTTGCCCGAGACCATGTCTATGACAAGTTCACCCCTCTTGCCTCCAATTTCAGTTACGGTAGATTTGACCGCTTTCTGCACTCCCCATCCCTCAGCAGCGGCACCTTTGGCAGTCGCTGTATGCAAACGGAACACTGTTTGTCGGTCAAGGCGGCGTGTTTTTTCCAATTTTTGTTGCTTCTGAAAGTAAGCCACGCCTCTCTTTGTGCACTCAATCTCGAACACATCCTTGGAAACTGGTGCGCCGTACCAGTGCAGTCGATTCCTTGCCCCCATCAACATGCCCAGTAATGCTGATACGGTACAGGGACCAAGGATTCCGTCAGTAGGCTCAAAGTTGTAGTGCTCGGCACCAACTTCTGTCCACCAGTTGTTGATTGCTTTCTCCGTAGCATCGCATAGTAACCCGTCAATGTATTGGTGGTCCAGCTTCTCAAACATGTACAGTGCAACCTGACATAGCTTGATGAGTTCGACGACAGACTGTAGAATAGGAATACGGTCGCTTGTCTTGTAGAGCTGGTGAAACTTGGCCTGTGTTGCTTCAGTTGGGTCTGTCAGTGCCAAGCCGGAGCGGCCTGAGCACCCCAATCGTTTGAGATTTTCGTTTACAAAGAAGACTTGACGATGCTTCCGCACGTCTCCATCCGGGACCGGAATTACGGTGAGAGCTGAGGGGAAGCTGCTCAAGTTCGTAATCATCAACTCTCCCAGGCCCGTCTCCTTGGGGCGCGAATTGTGTTGATTGGCGGCTTTGAAGTATAAGCGTAGCCTCGGAGACCAAAGATTTTGATCTTCTGGGATGGAGACAATGCCAACTACTATACAGTGTTTCTCGTCTCCAGTGTAGGTTGTGATGACTACGGTCGGTGATTGGCGGGAGCATGCCCACTGTTCAACCACGTATAACTCATAGCCACCAAGAATGCATCGTTGTTCGATAACAGATACGCACGGGTCTTCTTCAATGAACCTGAGAAATGAGATGATGTCAGCACAAATTGTTGTCGACAGACAGCATGCAATGCAGTTTCAGATATATATGTTACCGGCAAGCCAAAGGGTCAGGCAGCACCAGGCGTCGTTGAGGTACCTGAGGGCCTTGGGGAGTGGATGACAGGCCGTCTAGGGTCCGAACTGGTGCTAGATCTTGCGAAATAATTGTTCTTTCCATGGGGCTTTCTTGGGTATTGTGAGGCGTTGCGTCCCTGGAGGGGGGAGAGGAAGAGTCATCATCTCGTCGAAAGCGTCCTCCCTCCAGGGGCAAGGGCGATAGGAAGCCTATGGGTGATGTCATCTGGTGTGACTGTCAACTCGTCACCCCGTCTATGACCAACGGTTCTGCTGCAGTTCCAACACGAGGGCTTCCCGAGGTACGCCCAGGTGGGCGAGGCCGACAGGCGGCACCTAGGTTCTTGACATTTGGCGAGTTCGGTAGTCGCGCTGCATCAGCAGGTTGGGCTGGACAGCTTGGGGACAGATGACGGTCAGTGTGTGGGATGGCATGTGATGCAGTTAGTTGTGGTAGAGTGGCCGAGTCGTTGAGCGGTTGAGCGGGAATCAATCCGAGCGTGGGAGCTGAAAGCTTTCCGAGACAAGGGACAAGACAAGGGACGGTGGGGGCAATGATTGGCGCTGCAGCCTGCAGCGGGGCTGTGTAGCTTCAACCGGAATGCCTTCCAGCGCAACAGCGAGTCCTCAGTCCTCCGTGATCCGTAGATTTTAAATATCAAgttggcttcaatgttgagtccggccaaagacggcaccgGAAGGCACCGCGGGATGTGCACAGAAGTCTCTGAAAGCATAAAAATTCAACGTTGAGAGCCTCAAGGAGTACGGTGAACTGCCAAACTGGGTGTGTGTGTGGCACTTGAGCGCACAAGAGCACCTGATGGGCCCAGCTTGCACACTGGCAGTGCCCCTCATCAAGTCTTCAGTCACAAATATGAAGAGCCAGATGGACCACGGTCCCATTCTCATGTAGAATAGTGGTACTACGGACTGACGCCCGCTGCCTATATATCTACGTCGTGAAGCCTCGTGGTGATGTGAAGATTGATCCAAGCATTCGGCTGTCGTTGAGTTGCGGGTCCAACAGTTGTCTGCGTCCACATCATCCCGAGCCTATCGATAAGCCCTCCCCCGAAAGCCGTCCGAGCAGGCGTGACCATCATCGACGTCAATCCCCAACCGAGAGACAACCAGCGAGCTCCATCCACGACAACGCTTCCTCCGCTTGCGTAACGGGCAGGCAACCCCCCGGGAAAAAGCGTTGCCGGCACGATATCTTGACAAACATCGACTCCACGACCTTCGCTTTCCCACCGTCGCCTGCACTCGGCATCAAGCTCTCAGACTAGCAGCTATGGCTGGAGCGGAGGACGACATGCCTTCGTCGCCCTTTGGGCCGCTGTTGGCAGAACTGGCTCGCATGCGCAAGTCTAATCTAAATGCAGCTATAAACGATGTCGACTCGATAATTGATTTACTCACGGCAGCACGGGAGCAAGTGGCTGGTGGTACGAGACCTGAACCCGCTGCTTCAGTCGCCCAGCATCTCATGGTGCACAGACATGACTAACCCTGCCGACAGATGATGATTCTCACAAGAttggcatggccatgacgacgtTGCAAAACCCAGTCAAGGCTCGGTTTGAGGCCATAACCGAGGACTTGAAAGATGTGACCAAGGCTCAGAGAAGCTTTGGCAAGGCGCTGGACAGGGTGAGTTCTCCTAGAGTTCTACCGGCCTTGTCACCTTGAGCCGATAACATC is a genomic window containing:
- the TIM10 gene encoding Mitochondrial import inner membrane translocase subunit TIM10, encoding MSFLGIGRQQPTSEQKIAAVEGEMRMMADTYNRLQKTCQKKCIPTDYREGELNKGESVCLDRCTAKFLDTSMKVSEIMQQQGQAMGGAPQAGGGLF
- the STB2 gene encoding Protein STB2, with product MERTIISQDLAPVRTLDGLSSTPQGPQVPQRRLVLPDPLACRFIEEDPCVSVIEQRCILGGYELYVVEQWACSRQSPTVVITTYTGDEKHCIVVGIVSIPEDQNLWSPRLRLYFKAANQHNSRPKETGLGELMITNLSSFPSALTVIPVPDGDVRKHRQVFFVNENLKRLGCSGRSGLALTDPTEATQAKFHQLYKTSDRIPILQSVVELIKLCQVALYMFEKLDHQYIDGLLCDATEKAINNWWTEVGAEHYNFEPTDGILGPCTVSALLGMLMGARNRLHWYGAPVSKDVFEIECTKRGVAYFQKQQKLEKTRRLDRQTVFRLHTATAKGAAAEGWGVQKAVKSTVTEIGGKRGELVIDMVSGKDKGGLADIETVDIDRFVSLVYGDRPRWLWHGKTRRSVADSFGSGDPELGSMFSSGKSEASDTMPKRTHALLLDEELGGRRKEDNSAASYPTYSPGSVSNMADASGERDTLRRGVFKSVADKMSDARSGLGRIKDAVGGNRKGHASKLSVSAKEDFSDGGNGSALLPSASQTSVTTPNPPIARAFTWKNKPEEYLAAIRRGDDVLPSQNDDAQYSGTSARDAKPDEKSGDELLAAGESDNNLSRIGSEIRKGVSHKGFSPAPSVKDDNNLRGPLLEKEQKPCRKQISVARRRSCGIADLTTKHITNESRWPRRMSFSDAEEAILTWEEVIDLTETMDYLTCVEAHAEAASHLNHLIEEIVGDVGPWVEDKIRAVEFLNERYGQDKTELQGIYHRLNEACQRIHYNSDELLSEQRENLTESVKEIEVLLARLEYEINGLSQKVADVEDSIQNFERQVDDVESRAAELKATLETESWPHWFVRTLTGIGTGPNITREP